Proteins encoded within one genomic window of Equus przewalskii isolate Varuska chromosome 3, EquPr2, whole genome shotgun sequence:
- the CFAP184 gene encoding cilia- and flagella-associated protein 184 has product MNGHSEHSVDPEGDFEDVTSLASRLSGIKASSGPQSPPEPADAAESEPQPEDVEPSERGAAAAGPDEPAEPAEPAETREGLAAAAAAGEEGPREPEGSAEAEPGEPAEAGPEEPDKPESKGGPEEPEEVEEKEEEKEEDEDEEDEDEEKEERAPERRRRKEAPSQVSLAPSTTGRQAEAAPARDAEPEEREREEEGEESQGEDAEGRRGKSEEELRGLEELGDEDYEWTEEVQKLQEQQLRSELLEQYRSLTVERSRYQRYNVYLQHKIFEALRKKKGLDAAELPDKGMEPEAPEKEQAYIRYLALLEELKKQQADDLDWYHQELEQLKQQCKEKLARVEKEWQRFQALKKQVVMQAMGSCWMKGGRQAALREVEQIQALEAKKEKEMSAVRLENVQLKQSLVHFETRMRAQEDMTEGLLLIDFEQLKIENQTFNEKVEERNEELLKLRNKVTNNVQIITHVKEKLHFVDIENSYKKSKLLEIEARVALRRDLLTKIKQVRDNLRTDNIKLNQKCGLLGKESLLRDMEEKVDKTELLNQRLESLKRHHAGLTLSCRGVKQKIREAKAFLPS; this is encoded by the coding sequence ATGAACGGCCACTCCGAGCACAGTGTGGACCCGGAGGGGGACTTCGAAGATGTGACGAGCCTGGCCTCGAGACTGTCCGGCATCAAGGCCAGCTCTGGCCCCCAGTCCCCGCCCGAACCCGCGGACGCCGCGGAGTCGGAGCCGCAGCCGGAGGATGTGGAGCCTTCGGAGAGAGGAGCCGCCGCGGCCGGGCCCGATGAGCCGGCCGAGCCCGCCGAGCCCGCCGAGACCCGGGAAGGGCTGGCGGCCGCCGCCGCTGCGGGCGAGGAGGGGCCCCGAGAGCCGGAGGGGTCGGCCGAGGCGGAGCCAGGGGAGCCAGCCGAGGCCGGGCCTGAGGAGCCAGACAAGCCGGAGTCCAAAGGCGGGCCCGAGGAACCCGAGGAggtagaggaaaaggaggaggagaaggaggaggacgaggacgaggaggacgaggacgaggagaaggaggagagggcgCCGGaacggaggaggaggaaggaagccccGTCGCAGGTCTCTCTGGCGCCGTCCACCACGGGAAGACAGGCAGAGGCTGCGCCAGCCCGGGACGCTGAGCCGGAGGAACGGGAGCGGGAGGAAGAGGGCGAGGAGAGCCAGGGCGAGGACGCGGAAGGACGCCGGGGGAAAAGCGAGGAAGAGCTGAGAGGTCTGGAGGAGCTCGGGGATGAGGATTATGAGTGGACTGAGGAGGTGCAGAagctgcaggagcagcagctgcGCTCGGAGCTCCTGGAGCAGTACCGCTCCCTGACGGTGGAGCGGAGCCGCTACCAGCGCTACAACGTCTACCTGCAGCACAAGATCTTCGAGGCGCTGCGCAAGAAGAAGGGCCTGGATGCAGCCGAGCTGCCCGACAAGGGCATGGAGCCTGAAGCCCCCGAGAAAGAGCAAGCATACATACGCTATCTGGCCTTGCTGGAGGAGCTGAAGAAGCAACAGGCAGACGACCTGGACTGGTATCaccaggagctggagcagctgaAGCAGCAATGCAAGGAGAAGCTCGCCAGGGTGGAGAAGGAATGGCAGCGCTTCCAGGCGCTCAAGAAGCAGGTGGTGATGCAGGCCATGGGCAGCTGTTGGATGAAGGGTGGTCGCCAGGCCGCTCTGCGAGAAGTGGAGCAGATCCAGGCGTTGGAGGctaagaaggagaaggagatgagTGCTGTGAGGCTGGAAAACGTGCAACTGAAGCAGAGCTTGGTGCATTTTGAAACCAGGATGAGGGCCCAGGAGGACATGACCGAGGGGCTTCTCCTCATCGATTTTGAACAGCTTAAGATTGAGAACCAGACTTTCAATGAGAAAGTGGAGGAGCGAAATGAGGAGCTTTTAAAATTGCGCAACAAGGTGACCAACAATGTGCAAATCATAACCCATGTGAAGGAAAAGTTACACTTTGTGGATATAGAAAATTCATACAAAAAGTCAAAACTTTTGGAAATTGAAGCTCGGGTGGCCCTGAGGAGGGACCTCTTGACCAAGATTAAGCAAGTCCGGGACAACCTGCGGACTGACAACATCAAGCTGAATCAGAAGTGTGGGCTTCTGGGCAAGGAGTCACTCCTTCGGGACATGGAAGAGAAGGTGGATAAGACAGAACTGCTCAACCAGCGCTTAGAGTCCCTGAAGCGCCATCATGCTGGCCTCACTCTGTCCTGCAGAGGCGTGAAGCAGAAGATCAGGGAGGCCAAAGCCTTTCTCCCCTCTTGA